The genome window AGGTTCTTGAGTCCGCCAGTGCCTACGTGGACGCTAACTCCCTGACCGGTGCGGCCACCGCCGCTCAGGCCGCGGCGGCTCCGGCCGCTGTCGTCTCCACCGGTCAGCAGATCGCGGACGCCGCGCTGTCCAAGCAGGGTTCCCCCTACGTCTGGGGCGCCACCGGTCCGAACGCCTTCGACTGCTCCGGTCTGACTACCTGGGCCTACAACCAGGTCGGCAAGTCGATCCCGCGCACCTCCGGTGCTCAGGCATCGAGCGGCACCCCGGTCTCCCTCAACGCCCTGCAGCCCGGCGACATCATCTCGTACTACTCCGGTGCGTCCCACGTCGCGATCTACATCGGCGACGGCAAGATCGTCCACGCCGTCAACGAGGGCACCCCGGTTCAGGTCAACGACATGAACTACATGCCGATCAACAGCGCGGTCCGCTTCTGATCCGCTCCTGTCTCTGGTGACGACGCCGGTATCCCCGCTGTGGGGTGCTGGCGTTTTCCATATCCGGGTCCATTTGTCACTTGTGTACCACCTGTCACAAATTCCGGATTCTGCGTCACACTATTGCGATTCGATCACGACTCTGTGGCAAGATGACTGCTGAATCGCCCACTCCCGTCCGAAGGGTTATTACTCCGTGACTTCCCGTTACATCGCCCGCCATCGTGCCGCCACCATGCACAGCGTCCGCACCGGACAGTTCCTGCGCACCGCGGCGGGTATCGGGCTCAGTATCGGTACCGCCGTCGCCGGCACCTCAGTGGCTCAGGCGGATCCCGCTCCGGCGGAAGAAGTTGTCGAGGATCCGGCGTCCTCCCCGGTGGACACCTCGCCGCTGCCCACGGACGCTGACGGTCTTCTCGACCGCCTCAATGAGGCGTCCCGGCAGGCGGAGGCGACCAGTGACCGTGTGGTGGATAACAATGCGGCGCTGG of Corynebacterium terpenotabidum Y-11 contains these proteins:
- a CDS encoding C40 family peptidase, translated to MGKHSLKNGSSRRNIVAAAAIGVGAVVALPATAQAAQVQVPGTDISVDVPEQVLESASAYVDANSLTGAATAAQAAAAPAAVVSTGQQIADAALSKQGSPYVWGATGPNAFDCSGLTTWAYNQVGKSIPRTSGAQASSGTPVSLNALQPGDIISYYSGASHVAIYIGDGKIVHAVNEGTPVQVNDMNYMPINSAVRF